A stretch of DNA from Candidatus Zixiibacteriota bacterium:
CCATGAGATGGAAATCAAAATCCGATGTATCGACGAAAAGTGGATCACGGATGATATTATGAAAACTATCGCAAGGCACACCATTCCTGTTGAATCCCCAGGTGGTGTCGCCGACCTCTTTAGAAAAAGCAACAAAATGCCCTGAGCCGTTGTTCCAAAAATCATTATATTCAAGAACGGGTCTAAAGGTATAATTTTGCAGATAAAAAGTTCTTACGCCCTCAGTATTAAAAGCGATTATGTTGTTAAAGATTTTCGACCCTGGCAGAAGGCCTACATAAGATATTCCCCCTCCTCCTTCATCAGCATAATTATTGACAATAGTATTGTTGTAAATATTTATGACACAAGAGTCCCCACCCCAAATACCTCCACCCCCTCCTAAAGGTAATGCATTGATCCCTTTTTCCACTTTATTGAAGGCTATCAGATTATACCGTATGGTAGGTCCAACTTGACCAAAAAAACAGATTCCTCCTCCTATCCCGCCGCTCTCCTCACCTAGATTGGATTGATTCTTGATGATCCTGTTATGCTCAATGATTGCTTTACCATTCTCGCAAAGAATCCCACCACCTTCACCACCACTCCATGGAATTGACCATTCTGGTTCAATGCACATTGGATTTGCAACGTTTTCTCTAATAATGTTAAAAGCTATCCTTGGAGAAGATCCCCGGCAAGAAATTCCTGCACCACTCCAGTAACACCCATGCGTTATAGTAAAACCCTGAATGCAGGCAGTAGAATCTTCTCCAGAATTAAAAGTGACTACTGATGCTTTGTTGCCCCCATCGATAACAGTTTTCAGAATTGTGCTGTCATTATGGTCGAAAATAAAGTTACTCGTGACTAAGATGTTTTTGCCTTTGAAATTTATGTTCTCGTAATAAGTCCCTGGCATAACCAAAACTGTATCCCCATCCTTGGCGACGTTTATTCCTCCCTGGATGGTAGCTATGAAGGCGGATGGAACCTGGTAAATTCTGGCAAAAGCAGGCGAAAACAAAAAGAGAATTAGAGCCAAAAACATAACTGTCTTTTTCATAACTCCTCCTGTAGCTGAAAAGCTTAATATTTTAATAATTCCCTCAACTTTAGAATAATTAATTTTTAGCGTTTGTCAATTAGTTTTTAAGATTTTGTTATTCAAGACAGAACAATGTTCTGTCTCTACAGGAAACCCTATGGACAAAGCAGGGTTACGAATTTACCCGTCATTCGATATTCGTCATTTGTCATTTATTTATTATTTTCCTCTTGACAACTGCACATTTGTGCAGTATCTTATATCCCGGCAGGAATGTAGCGTCCTGTCTCCTGACAGGACGAAAAGACGTCAGGGATAAACCCTGACGCTACATTTCCTCCATTCCGGAGTAGGAGCAAAAAGATTATGGAACCAAAGAAGAAAAGAACCATTTTGCACGTGGATATGGACGCCTATTTTGCCTCGGTGGAGCAGAAGGCTAATCCCCATTTGAGAGGTAAGCCGATTATGGTCTGCGGTGACCCCAATGGTAGAAGCGTGGTTACCACTTCCTCTTATGAGGCCAGAGCCTGGGGGGTAAAGACCGGGATGACCCTGTGGGAGGCAAAAAAAGCTTGTCCCCAGGGGATTTTACTCCCCTGCGATCCGGACAAATACGTGGAGGTCTCCTTAAATCTCTTGAGTATCTATAAAGGATTTACCCCCGCAGTTGAAGTCTTTTCCATAGATGAGTCTTTTTTAGACATAACTGGAACTGAAAGATTGTTCGGAAGCCCGCTTCAGTTAGCTGAAAAACTAAAGAAAAAAATAAGAGACGAAACAGGCTTAACCTGTTCAGTCGGGATCGCCTCTACCAAGCTCTTAGCCAAATTAGCCTCGGACATGAGAAAACCGGATGGCTTATTCTGGTTAAAAGATGAAAAAGTAGCTGAGTTTTTAGAAGACCTGCCCATCTCGGAGATATGCGGAATAGGTCCAAAACTCACATTTTACCTTAACAAATTAGGAATCCGCACCTGCGGAGAATTATTCCGTTATCCGGTACAACTCTTAGAGGAAAGATTCGGGAAGATAGGCATATATTTACACCGTATGGCTCTGGGGTTAGATGAAGGTCCGGTTCTTTTAACCGAGTCCGAATCTGAATACAAAGGAGATGGGGAAAAAGTCAAATCTGTGGGGCATTCTATAACTCTGCCTAAGGATACTCGCAACCGGGAGGTGGCGAAAAACTATCTTCTGAGCTTATCTGAGCAGGTAGCCAGAAGGTTGAGAAGGAAACATTACAAAGGGAAGACCGTTTCTCTGGTGATTCGTTTTCCGGATTTCTCCCATTTCTCCCAGCAAAAAACCATAAAGGAATTCATAGACGATGCCAGGGAAATATACCAGACCGCCCTTTCCCTGTTAGAGCAGATAAACATCGAGACCTTAGGAGTCAGGCTGGTTGGGGTAAGCGTTTCCAATCTGATAAAGGGAGTAGGCCAGCTCTCTTTATTCAGAAAAGAATGGAGAGAGCAGATGCTCTTGGAGGCTATGGATGAGGTAAATGACCGCTACGGGGAGTTTACTCTTACCTGGGGCAGGCTTTTAGATAAAGTTAAAACGACTAATATCCTCTCCCCTGCCTGGAGACCGGAGAAACACGTGAGAAAATTCGGAGAGGAATACTTAGACAGTCATTGCGAACCGGTAGGGTGAAGTCCCGCCAAAGGCGGGGCTTCTTCGTTCAGATGGACTCCTCGGTATGCACCGCCTTGGTGCATACCTCGCAATGACAGATTGGCCGTGAATTGCAGATAAGTCTTAATAGACTTACCCGCTAAAGCAGGGCGGAGGCCCAGATTTAAACAGGTAATTTACCAGATAGACTACATCGCCGATAGTTATCTGACCATCGCAGTTAGCATCCCCGGTTCCATAGTACTGAGGTGCAGGACCACCTTTAAGTAGATAAGCTATCAGAAAAACAGCATCTGCCACAGTAATGGAACCATTACTGTTGGCATCTCCTCTCACAGCTATTACCGTCAGAATGACGCTGGAAGAATCTTTAACCAGTGGATTGGAAAGAGAAGAAGAGACTAATTTCAAAGAGTCTGCTGTGTTCAAAACTGCATTGTAAGGGATCTTTGAAATGGTCCTGAAGGTATCAATTTCTCCAGAAGCAAGAGTATCCACAAACGAACCAGGGTTCTGAAGCCACCCGCGTTTGTCAGAAATCGCGATGGAAAAAGTATCAGTTACTATACCGGTATTCTGGACATAAAAATAAGAGGTGTCAGTGCTGGCATTGATCACCTGCTTGTTCGGGCTAGAGGTGACATCGACTTTATGAACGGTGTCAGCAGCGGTGAGCCAAGCCGAATAAGTGAAATTAAGATTAGTGCCGGAGGTAGAAAGGACGCTGGGGATCAATATTACATAATCATAGTTTTCCAGATTAGGAATCGAACCTTCACCGTATCCGGTATCATCCACCGGAAACTCAAATTCGGAATAACTGTAAGTCCCGTTTAGCTTGACTCCCAAAGCTTTTAAACCCCAGAAATAACCAGTCTGTCCGTCGAATTTGATGTTCAGATTAGCAGGATTAGAAGTCGGGTTGAACTGGATATAGTTGGCTGACAAATTGTCCGGAGTCATGCTGGAGGTGTTATTGGTTACAGGGTAGGTAGAATGGGTCCTCATCAGCTTTATTAGAGGATAATTACTTGCATCCGGGAAGTGCAGTCCATCGTTTCTTGCGCCGGTGATATAGTTCCAAACAGTGAATTCCTTGAATTCTTTGTTGCGGCTGCTTCCCCGCGCACTGAGAGCATTGTCTATCTCATTGATCGCGGAGCCGGTTATACATCTCTCCCAGATATCTTTTATAATATCGTTACCGAAATTGGTGGAAAGATACATATCCCAGATAAAGGCGGCATATTCATGGATCGTGGTTGCCTGCAAGGAAACATCTGGATAATTGAAGAAATAGGGCAAATAGTTGTAGTTATCGTTTACCGTATGATAAGCGATAGTCTCCATCCAGGTAGAGGAAATCTCCATATACCAGCCAGACTCAAATACATCATAAGCAAACTGGACTGCATGGAAGTATTCATGAGCTACAGTTACCTTCATAGCTCCCTTTTGATTTCCTTCTGGATCAGTATTCGGCGGAAAGCCGATGAAGTTGTTATGAACTGATACATAACTGGTGTAATCGTTCCAGGGCTGGGGACCGGGAAATTCCCACTGGGTATATCCATAATATCCCATATCCTCAGTATAGATGTCATATTTACTATCTCCTCCAGCAGAGCCATCTGAAGGCGGAATTCTATAACCTAAGTAGGTAATCATGGTTCGATAAGAACTATCTGCATAAAGCGCTAAATTTTCTACATAATCGGGAACGCCGTTACTATTGGCGTCAGTTGTAGGAACTTTGTTTATCCCAGTGGTATCATAATGGATTTTAAAATGCCCATCCAGGCTATTATAAGAATAAGCGTTGGACGGTCGGGCTAAAAGAGTTTTTAAGGTTGCCTGAGTCTGGGAAGAGAGACCGGGCCAACTTTTCCTGACTTCTAATAGAATAGGCGTGGCACTTTTAAAAATCCTCTCTACTTTTGCCTTGTATTTTGCAGGTATTTTCTCGGGTTGGCGAATAGTCTGGACTTTATAGATCAGACTGGTCTCGTAATCGATCTCTCCATTCTTGTAGGCATCCTCAATCAGCTCTACAGTCCCCTTATCAACTGCATAAGCAGATTTCACAACCCCAGGGTAACAAATAAAAATCATTCCAAGCCCCAGGAAAACCAGAATACCCCACTTAAACCTTTTCATTATGCCTCCGAAGTAACTCTTTGCATTTCAATAGATTGCCTTTTGTAGGGACAGGGCTTGTCCCTGTCCTAACCCCAATGAGGACAGCCACAAGGGCTGTCCCTACTTTAACTGC
This window harbors:
- a CDS encoding DUF6055 domain-containing protein, whose translation is MKRFKWGILVFLGLGMIFICYPGVVKSAYAVDKGTVELIEDAYKNGEIDYETSLIYKVQTIRQPEKIPAKYKAKVERIFKSATPILLEVRKSWPGLSSQTQATLKTLLARPSNAYSYNSLDGHFKIHYDTTGINKVPTTDANSNGVPDYVENLALYADSSYRTMITYLGYRIPPSDGSAGGDSKYDIYTEDMGYYGYTQWEFPGPQPWNDYTSYVSVHNNFIGFPPNTDPEGNQKGAMKVTVAHEYFHAVQFAYDVFESGWYMEISSTWMETIAYHTVNDNYNYLPYFFNYPDVSLQATTIHEYAAFIWDMYLSTNFGNDIIKDIWERCITGSAINEIDNALSARGSSRNKEFKEFTVWNYITGARNDGLHFPDASNYPLIKLMRTHSTYPVTNNTSSMTPDNLSANYIQFNPTSNPANLNIKFDGQTGYFWGLKALGVKLNGTYSYSEFEFPVDDTGYGEGSIPNLENYDYVILIPSVLSTSGTNLNFTYSAWLTAADTVHKVDVTSSPNKQVINASTDTSYFYVQNTGIVTDTFSIAISDKRGWLQNPGSFVDTLASGEIDTFRTISKIPYNAVLNTADSLKLVSSSLSNPLVKDSSSVILTVIAVRGDANSNGSITVADAVFLIAYLLKGGPAPQYYGTGDANCDGQITIGDVVYLVNYLFKSGPPPCFSG
- the dinB gene encoding DNA polymerase IV produces the protein MEPKKKRTILHVDMDAYFASVEQKANPHLRGKPIMVCGDPNGRSVVTTSSYEARAWGVKTGMTLWEAKKACPQGILLPCDPDKYVEVSLNLLSIYKGFTPAVEVFSIDESFLDITGTERLFGSPLQLAEKLKKKIRDETGLTCSVGIASTKLLAKLASDMRKPDGLFWLKDEKVAEFLEDLPISEICGIGPKLTFYLNKLGIRTCGELFRYPVQLLEERFGKIGIYLHRMALGLDEGPVLLTESESEYKGDGEKVKSVGHSITLPKDTRNREVAKNYLLSLSEQVARRLRRKHYKGKTVSLVIRFPDFSHFSQQKTIKEFIDDAREIYQTALSLLEQINIETLGVRLVGVSVSNLIKGVGQLSLFRKEWREQMLLEAMDEVNDRYGEFTLTWGRLLDKVKTTNILSPAWRPEKHVRKFGEEYLDSHCEPVG
- a CDS encoding T9SS type A sorting domain-containing protein, translated to MKKTVMFLALILFLFSPAFARIYQVPSAFIATIQGGINVAKDGDTVLVMPGTYYENINFKGKNILVTSNFIFDHNDSTILKTVIDGGNKASVVTFNSGEDSTACIQGFTITHGCYWSGAGISCRGSSPRIAFNIIRENVANPMCIEPEWSIPWSGGEGGGILCENGKAIIEHNRIIKNQSNLGEESGGIGGGICFFGQVGPTIRYNLIAFNKVEKGINALPLGGGGGIWGGDSCVINIYNNTIVNNYADEGGGGISYVGLLPGSKIFNNIIAFNTEGVRTFYLQNYTFRPVLEYNDFWNNGSGHFVAFSKEVGDTTWGFNRNGVPCDSFHNIIRDPLFVDTSDFDFHLMANSPCIDAGDPNSPLDPDTTIADIGAFYYPHTPTIVKDDDQNLPGNFELSQNYPNPFNPTTTIPFRVWSLAVGVERPCHTALKVYNILGQLVRTLVDEEKTPGNYDITWDGMDNSGKQVASGTYFYQLKTKGVTVTKKMVLLR